In Ammospiza nelsoni isolate bAmmNel1 chromosome 30, bAmmNel1.pri, whole genome shotgun sequence, a single window of DNA contains:
- the LOC132085297 gene encoding disintegrin and metalloproteinase domain-containing protein 32-like, translating into MHKEAVSYTLRIEGKPYTIHLQQHAFLSDDFQTYVASEQGSLHADSAHSEGGCHYWGYIDGFPSSAVTLSTCSGLRGLLQFENVSYSIQPLGYSPAFQHVLYRVGEEQMAAAPPAQSPPEAGQGGLAAWDKAPEDDDDEPLSAAAQSPKFLTVYVVLDKALMFNPLNITIVLSSLELWAEGDKISTAGDTDDILQRFLQWKQLSLEPQAHNIASLLGYRHQGALVGAAAPGKACQRGAAATVTLYHGNVTLESFSVLLAQVLGHSLGMSPDSPRCCSCPGRVCTMSPEALYFSGSKAFSNCSIRDFEVFLKQGRGDCLFSSPRLSRQSRQSGAVCGNGVVEPGEQCDCGTAQECLKDRCCTPNCRLKPRAKCASGLCCRNCQFKWRNTLCRPAADAQCDLPEFCSGSSASCPPDVYVQDGQECWRGTGYCYRGRCQSPDLQCRRIYGTDSKNAPVMCYEEINGQRDRFGHCGFEQNRKYRRCLWRDLRCGKLVCTYPSHKPFLAPATAVMYARVKHHICVTLNYLNVSAWLDPLLVTPGTKCGSGRVCMNGTCHPVSVLGPICDSNTKCHGHGVCNNKGNCHCNMGWQPPDCQWRGSRQGGSMDSGLQFTEGGVHRSLDDGDMAWLVLGSCLILLLLTGALGLGLWRQQMPGQRHGEWAPGTQGTSRDTGSELEPDLERNLEPEQELKQEPGLELKREPGLELHQEPGLELKQEPGLELKQEPGLELKQEPGLELKWEPGLELHQEPGLEQNLEPDLEVKREPYLELKWKPGLKLNLEPGLKLNLEPDLELKWEPDLELQDPELAPELQTDTELEPELEMKTNTDPPAEPALGQHHGH; encoded by the exons ACTTACGTGGCCAGTGAGCAGGGATCTTTGCACGCTGATTCTGCCCACTCTGAG GGAGGCTGCCACTACTGGGGCTACATCGATGGcttccccagctcagcagtgacCCTCAGCACCTGCTCAGGGCTCAG gggtttgCTGCAGTTTGAGAACGTGAGCTACAGCATCCAGCCCCTGGGCTACTCCCCTGCCTTCCAGCACGTGCTGTACCGAGTGGGTGAGGAGCAGATGGCAGCAGCcccccctgcccagagcccccctgaggcagggcagggtgggctggcAGCCTGGGACAAGGCCcctgaggatgatgatgatgag CCCCTCTCGGCCGCTGCACAATCTCCCAAATTCCTCACAGTGTACGTGGTTTTGGACAAGGCTTTG atgtttAATCCTCTTAATATCACTATTGTGCTGtcctccctggagctgtgggcagagggggATAAAATATCAACAGCAGGGGACACAGATGACATTCTACAGCGATTTTTACAGTGGAAACAGTTGTCTCTGGAGCCACAGGCACACAACATTGCTTCTCTCTTAGG gTACAGGCACCAAGGAGCCCTCGTgggtgcagcagctccaggaaagGCATGTCagagaggtgctgctgccacagtgACCCTG TACCATGGGAACGTGACCCTGGAGTCCTTCTccgtgctgctggcacaggtgcTGGGCCACAGCCTGGGCATGAGCCCCGACAGCCCCCgatgctgcagctgccctggacGGGTCTGCACCATGAGCCCTGAGGCGCT ATATTTCAGCGGGTCAAAAGCCTTCAGCAACTGCAGCATCAGGGACTTTGAGGTCTTCCTgaagcagggcagaggggattGCCTTTTCAGCAGCCCGCGGCTGAGCCGCCAGTCCCGGCAGAGCGGCGCCGTGTGCGGCAACGGCGTGGTGGAGCCGGGCGAGCAGTGCGACTGTGGCACGGCACAG GAATGCCTGAAGGACAGGTGTTGCACTCCAAACTGTAGACTGAAGCCGAGAGCAAAATGTGCCTCTGGATTATGTTGTAGAAACTGTCAG ttCAAGTGGAGGAACACGCTGTGCCGCCCGGCCGCCGATGCCCAGTGCGACCTGCCCGAGTTCTGCAGCGGCTCCTCGGCCTCCTGCCCGCCCGATGTGTACGTGCAGGACGGGCAGGAGTGCTGGCGTGGCACCGGCTACTGCTACCGGGGACGCTGCCAGTCCCCAGacctgcagtgcaggaggaTCTACGGGACAG ACTCCAAGAACGCTCCTGTGATGTGCTACGAGGAGATTAACGGGCAGCGGGACAGGTTCGGGCACTGCGGGTTCGAGCAAAACCGCAAGTACCGGCGCTGTTTGTGGAG GGACCTCAGGTGTGGGAAGTTGGTCTGCACATACCCATCCCACAAGCCCTTCTTAGCACCTGCCACTGCCGTGATGTACGCCCGGGTGAAGCATCATATCTGTGTGACTCTGAACTACCTGAACGTGTCCGCATGGCTGGATCCCCTTCTGGTCACTCCAGGGACAAAGTGTGGCTCTGGAAGG GTGTGTATGAACGGCACATGCCACCCAGTGTCGGTGCTGGGACCGATCTGTGACAGCAACACAAAGTGCCACGGCCACGGG gtgTGCAACAACAAGGGCAACTGCCACTGCAACATGGGCTGGCAGCCCCCCGACTGCCAGTGGAGGGGGTCCCGCCAGGGGGGCAGCATGGACAGCGGGCTGCAGTTCACAGAGGGAG GTGTGCATCGATCACTGGATGATGGTGACATGgcctggctggtgctgggctcCTGCCTCATCCTGCTGTTGCTGACGGGGGCCCTGGGGCTCGGCCTGTGGCGGCAGCAGATGCCCGGCCAGCGCCACGGGGAGTGGGCACCGGGCACCCAGGG CACCAGCCGGGACACGGGCAGCGAGCTGGAGCCAGACCTGGAGCGAAATCTggagccagagcaggagctAAAACAGGAGCCAGGCCTGGAGCTAAAACGGGAACCAGGCCTGGAGCTACATCAGGAGCCAGGCCTGGAGCTAAAACAGGAGCCAGGCCTGGAGCTAAAACAGGAACCAGGCCTGGAGCTAAAACAGGAACCAGGCTTGGAGCTAAAATGGGAACCAGGCTTGGAGCTACATCAGGAGCCAGGCCTGGAGCAAAATTTGGAGCCAGACCTGGAGGTAAAACGGGAGCCATACCTGGAGCTAAAATGGAAGCCAGGCCTGAAGCTAAATCTGGAGCCAGGCCTGAAGCTAAATCTGGAGCCAGACCTGGAGCTAAAATGGGAGCCAGACCTGGAGCTCCAGGACCCAGAGctggccccagagctgcagacagacacagagctAGAGCCAGAGCTGGAGATGAAGACAAACACGGACCCACCAGCAGAGCCAGCGCTGGGGCAGCACCACGGGCACTAA